One region of Eupeodes corollae chromosome 1, idEupCoro1.1, whole genome shotgun sequence genomic DNA includes:
- the LOC129941352 gene encoding uncharacterized protein LOC129941352, which translates to MFRVVEILEHSNAKEWKWVPSKLNTADLATKVSLQINSELWFTGPKFLAYGVEDWPTCDDLGPADTTEVRHHLLHATASNVRTSVSISINVEYFSDWRRLYRALAIFKLYIEKLKAVVRNKPIPNQGSYENLQDAKVQLYKCPQMSLFSISNLERGKIINRNSKLISLNVYLDGSGILRIRSKAENLNNQPDAIVLPKNHHVTFLIVCSWHENHHHVSHETTIYNIRGMFYIPQLCVLYKSVRKKCQRCKNYYAMPAVPQMATLPAARLAVFERPLTFVGIDYFGPISIIIGRRREKRWGVIFTCLTVRAVHIEVAHSLDTSSCIMCIRNFISRRAMPREIYTDNGTNFKATKKIVCDEYKNINYSTVASKYDGLRWKFNPPAAPHMGGAWERLVRSIKTILYSMAPRNFNDETLRCALWEVEFLINSRPLTFESLESCDDEAITPNYLLLGSTTGYKSICEDDIDLRQRWHQTQLFSDRFWQRWVKDYTPMLERRGKWFEKQPPLAPGDVVVIVDENLSRNSWPKGIIESVVTAKDGQVRRAMVRTQTGMLERQTSKIAVLDVDKG; encoded by the coding sequence ATGTTCCGTGTGGTCGAGATACTGGAGCATTCGAACGCCAAGGAGTGGAAATGGGTGCCCTCAAAACTGAACACAGCCGACCTGGCCACAAAGGTATCGTTGCAGATCAATAGCGAATTGTGGTTCACCGGACCGAAGTTTTTGGCCTATGGAGTTGAAGATTGGCCAACATGTGATGACCTTGGACCCGCCGATACAACAGAAGTTAGACATCATTTGCTTCACGCTACAGCTTCAAATGTACGAACTTCAGTTTCAATAAGCATAAACGTGGAATACTTTTCTGATTGGAGACGACTATACCGAGCGTTGGCTATTTTCAAGCTATACATAGAAAAGCTAAAAGCTGTTGTCCGAAATAAACCCATTCCAAACCAAGGGTCTTATGAAAATCTTCAAGACGCTAAGGTACAACTCTACAAATGCCCACAGATGAGTTTATTCAGCATATCGAACTTAGAACGGGGTAAGATTATTAacaggaattcaaaattaatatctttGAACGTTTACCTAGATGGTTCTGGCATTCTAAGGATACGTAGTAAGGCTGAGAATCTTAATAATCAACCAGATGCTATTGTCTTACCAAAGAATCATCACGTGACGTTCCTGATTGTTTGTTCCTGGCATGAAAACCACCACCACGTATCACACGAAACGACCATTTACAACATCAGAGGGATGTTTTACATTCCACAACTGTGTGTACTATACAAATCCGTGCGGAAGAAGTGCCAAAGGTGCAAAAATTACTATGCTATGCCTGCAGTTCCACAGATGGCCACCTTACCAGCTGCAAGGTTAGCAGTGTTCGAGCGCCCTTTAACATTTGTTGGCATTGATTATTTTGGGCCCATTTCCATAATAATTGGACGAAGACGCGAGAAAAGATGGGGTGTAATATTTACGTGCCTCACCGTTCGTGCCGTGCACATAGAGGTGGCACACAGCTTAGACACCAGCTCATGCATTATGTGCATACGGAACTTCATATCACGCCGTGCAATGCCTCGAGAAATCTATACCGATAACGGCACAAATTTCAAGGCcactaaaaaaattgtatgcgaTGAATACAAAAACATCAACTACTCAACTGTTGCTTCCAAATACGATGGACTTAGATGGAAGTTCAACCCACCAGCAGCACCTCACATGGGAGGGGCCTGGGAAAGGCTTGTCCGATCCATCAAAACTATATTGTATAGTATGGCTCCAAGGAACTTCAACGATGAAACACTTAGATGCGCGCTATGGGAGGTGGAATTCTTAATCAATTCCCGTCCACTCACATTTGAGTCACTTGAGTCCTGCGACGACGAAGCCATCACCCCAAACTATCTTTTACTAGGCTCAACAACTGGGTACAAGTCTATTTGCGAAGACGACATAGACTTGCGACAGCGTTGGCATCAAACCCAGTTGTTTTCTGATAGATTTTGGCAGAGATGGGTAAAAGACTACACACCTATGCTTGAACGACGAGGTAAGTGGTTTGAAAAACAGCCTCCTTTAGCCCCTGGTGACGTGGTTGTCATCGTAGACGAAAACCTATCCCGAAACAGCTGGCCAAAGGGTATCATTGAAAGCGTAGTAACCGCGAAAGACGGTCAAGTCCGAAGAGCTATGGTGAGAACTCAAACGGGAATGCTAGAACGACAAACAAGCAAGATTGCCGTCCTAGACGTCGATAAAGGCTAA